The following is a genomic window from Candidatus Zixiibacteriota bacterium.
CGAACCGCGGACACACGGATTTTCAGTCCGTTGCTCTACCATCTGAGCTAGGGCGCCGCCGATCGGAACCGATCAGTAGCCGAAGATCATGCGCTTTCCCCGGCCTGTCAACCCAAAAGTTACCGCCCCGGAAACAAATACCGCTTCGTCGCACTCGTGAGAAGCAGCGCGAGCGCAACCGCGGCGAGGGCCAGGATGATCAGGTTGGCGTAGTTGCGAAAACCCGCCAGGGCCGCGATGATGATGAGGCCGTTGATGCCGATCTCGCCGTACCAGGCCCAGCTCCGCCGATTGCGCAAACCCCACGCCGCCGCCATCAGCACCCCGCCGATCAGCAGAAACCCGAACGGCTGGGCGAGATTGGCGTACTGCCGGTCGAGAAAGCTGAGCACCAGCGTGACCAGGCCGTAGAGCAGGAACACGGTCGCAAACCCGAACGCCCACCAGTAGGCGAGTTTGAACGGCACCGGCCGCGTGTCGCTCTTCTCCGTCATGTCGTCTCCGTCCTATGCGGCGAACTCGCCGAGCAGGCCGGCGCCGATAAACCCGGCGTCGTTGCCCAGCGCCGCCTTGACCACTTTCAAATTCTGTACGGCGGAATCGAAAGCCAGTTCCCGGATCTTGGCGGCGACAATTTCGACAAACCCGCCGCCCCCTTCGGCAATTCCGCCGCCGATCACGATCATTTCCGGGTTCAGGAGATTGACGACGCCGGCCAAGCCGATCCCGAGATAGGTGGCCGCCTCGGTAATCGCCTTCCGGGCCGCCGCATCGTCCTTCCGGAGCGCCGCGAAGATCTTGCGGATGCTCAGGTTGTCGAGGTTTCCCTCGAGCACAGCCTCAAAGCCCGGCGTCATCTCGCGCTCCAGCTCGCGCCGGAGCCGCCCGAGGATCGCCTGTGAGGAGCAGTACCCCTCGATGCTCCCCGGCATGCCGCCGTGCGTGAACGGGGCGTCGAAGTTGATCGTCATGTGCCCGACTTCGCCGGCCGACCACGACGAGCCGCGCCAGATGCGGCCGCCGAAAATGACCGCGCCGCCGACCCCGGTCCCGACTGTCAGGCAGAGCGCCGACTCCGCGCCGTGGGCGGCGCCGAAGTGCGCCTCGGCCAGCGCCATCGCGTTGACATCGTTGTCCACCCACACCGGCACGTTGAGGCGTTCGCGGAGACCGGCCCCGATCTCGGTCCCCTGCCAGCCGGGGATGTTCGGACAGGGGCCGATAACGCGGCCGGTGTGAAAATCGACCGCCCCCGGCGTTCCCACCCCGAGGTGGCGCACTTCGTAATCCTCCTCGGCCGCCGTGTACAGCAAGCGCTCGCCGATGTTGGCCGCCAGGTGCATGAGCGGTTTCGGTCCCTTCTCCACCATCGTCGGCTTCTGCTCCCGGAACTGCACCTTCCCCTGCTCGTCGAACAGCCCATACTTGATGGTGGTCCCCCCGATATCAATGCCGGCGAAAATCTGTCCAGCTGCCATCGATCCGTACTTTGTCGCGGCGGGCGACAGGTGGCCCGTCGGCCGTGTCGTCCTCGAATAGCGCACCTTGTCTCGGGCGGCACGGGTGCCCGGACTCCGCCCCGGGGTCAAAAACGCTGATATATAGACGGAGGCTAAAGAGGTGTCAAGGTAAAACGAGCGGGTCTTGCGGGCTGGGGGCCGCCGCCTCTAACTC
Proteins encoded in this region:
- a CDS encoding ROK family protein, whose product is MAAGQIFAGIDIGGTTIKYGLFDEQGKVQFREQKPTMVEKGPKPLMHLAANIGERLLYTAAEEDYEVRHLGVGTPGAVDFHTGRVIGPCPNIPGWQGTEIGAGLRERLNVPVWVDNDVNAMALAEAHFGAAHGAESALCLTVGTGVGGAVIFGGRIWRGSSWSAGEVGHMTINFDAPFTHGGMPGSIEGYCSSQAILGRLRRELEREMTPGFEAVLEGNLDNLSIRKIFAALRKDDAAARKAITEAATYLGIGLAGVVNLLNPEMIVIGGGIAEGGGGFVEIVAAKIRELAFDSAVQNLKVVKAALGNDAGFIGAGLLGEFAA